A single region of the Sorghum bicolor cultivar BTx623 chromosome 9, Sorghum_bicolor_NCBIv3, whole genome shotgun sequence genome encodes:
- the LOC8058284 gene encoding uncharacterized protein LOC8058284 isoform X3, producing MPPSPQQDRSPRARQPSGRARPSRHRCTLLPAAPPLVRMAGAATPWSSSPTAVSLPWRALLHPKEASGTRRIWEEFKKEEELPVNDELLWDNGTPFPEPCIDRLAPHIGKYEALAWLCRGLGFFAALGVAAAVNDKASKIPYGLQGTNSAGL from the exons ATGCCACCGTCGCCTCAGCAGG ATCGTTCTCCCCGTGCCCGGCAACCGAGTGGAAGAGCGCGGCCCTCTCGGCATCGATGCACGCTCCTCCCTGCTGCCCCCCCGTTGGTTCGGATGGCCGGTGCAGCCACGCCATGGTCGAGTTCGCCCACCGCAGTGAGTCTCCCATGGAGAGCTCTGCTTCATCCCAAAGAGGCC AGTGGAACAAGACGCATCTGGGAGGAGTtcaagaaggaggaggag CTTCCCGTGAACGACGAGCTGCTGTGGGATAACGGCACGCCCTTCCCGGAACCCTGCATCGACCGCCTCGCCCCGCACATCGGCAAG TACGAGGCGTTGGCGTGGCTGTGCAGAGGGCTGGGGTTCTTCGCTGCCCTTGGCGTGGCTGCTGCTGTGAACGACAAGGCCTCCAAGATACCATAT GGTTTGCAGGGTACCAATTCTGCTGGACTTTAA
- the LOC8058284 gene encoding uncharacterized protein LOC8058284 isoform X1 — protein sequence MPPSPQQVRYRSFSPCPATEWKSAALSASMHAPPCCPPVGSDGRCSHAMVEFAHRSESPMESSASSQRGLFQSGTRRIWEEFKKEEELPVNDELLWDNGTPFPEPCIDRLAPHIGKYEALAWLCRGLGFFAALGVAAAVNDKASKIPYGLQGTNSAGL from the exons ATGCCACCGTCGCCTCAGCAGG TTAGGTACAGATCGTTCTCCCCGTGCCCGGCAACCGAGTGGAAGAGCGCGGCCCTCTCGGCATCGATGCACGCTCCTCCCTGCTGCCCCCCCGTTGGTTCGGATGGCCGGTGCAGCCACGCCATGGTCGAGTTCGCCCACCGCAGTGAGTCTCCCATGGAGAGCTCTGCTTCATCCCAAAGAGGCC TTTTTCAGAGTGGAACAAGACGCATCTGGGAGGAGTtcaagaaggaggaggag CTTCCCGTGAACGACGAGCTGCTGTGGGATAACGGCACGCCCTTCCCGGAACCCTGCATCGACCGCCTCGCCCCGCACATCGGCAAG TACGAGGCGTTGGCGTGGCTGTGCAGAGGGCTGGGGTTCTTCGCTGCCCTTGGCGTGGCTGCTGCTGTGAACGACAAGGCCTCCAAGATACCATAT GGTTTGCAGGGTACCAATTCTGCTGGACTTTAA
- the LOC8058284 gene encoding uncharacterized protein LOC8058284 isoform X2 — MPPSPQQGTDRSPRARQPSGRARPSRHRCTLLPAAPPLVRMAGAATPWSSSPTAVSLPWRALLHPKEASGTRRIWEEFKKEEELPVNDELLWDNGTPFPEPCIDRLAPHIGKYEALAWLCRGLGFFAALGVAAAVNDKASKIPYGLQGTNSAGL; from the exons ATGCCACCGTCGCCTCAGCAGG GTACAGATCGTTCTCCCCGTGCCCGGCAACCGAGTGGAAGAGCGCGGCCCTCTCGGCATCGATGCACGCTCCTCCCTGCTGCCCCCCCGTTGGTTCGGATGGCCGGTGCAGCCACGCCATGGTCGAGTTCGCCCACCGCAGTGAGTCTCCCATGGAGAGCTCTGCTTCATCCCAAAGAGGCC AGTGGAACAAGACGCATCTGGGAGGAGTtcaagaaggaggaggag CTTCCCGTGAACGACGAGCTGCTGTGGGATAACGGCACGCCCTTCCCGGAACCCTGCATCGACCGCCTCGCCCCGCACATCGGCAAG TACGAGGCGTTGGCGTGGCTGTGCAGAGGGCTGGGGTTCTTCGCTGCCCTTGGCGTGGCTGCTGCTGTGAACGACAAGGCCTCCAAGATACCATAT GGTTTGCAGGGTACCAATTCTGCTGGACTTTAA
- the LOC8058284 gene encoding uncharacterized protein LOC8058284 isoform X4 yields MPPSPQQVRYRSFSPCPATEWKSAALSASMHAPPCCPPVGSDGRCSHAMVEFAHRIFQSGTRRIWEEFKKEEELPVNDELLWDNGTPFPEPCIDRLAPHIGKYEALAWLCRGLGFFAALGVAAAVNDKASKIPYGLQGTNSAGL; encoded by the exons ATGCCACCGTCGCCTCAGCAGG TTAGGTACAGATCGTTCTCCCCGTGCCCGGCAACCGAGTGGAAGAGCGCGGCCCTCTCGGCATCGATGCACGCTCCTCCCTGCTGCCCCCCCGTTGGTTCGGATGGCCGGTGCAGCCACGCCATGGTCGAGTTCGCCCACCGCA TTTTTCAGAGTGGAACAAGACGCATCTGGGAGGAGTtcaagaaggaggaggag CTTCCCGTGAACGACGAGCTGCTGTGGGATAACGGCACGCCCTTCCCGGAACCCTGCATCGACCGCCTCGCCCCGCACATCGGCAAG TACGAGGCGTTGGCGTGGCTGTGCAGAGGGCTGGGGTTCTTCGCTGCCCTTGGCGTGGCTGCTGCTGTGAACGACAAGGCCTCCAAGATACCATAT GGTTTGCAGGGTACCAATTCTGCTGGACTTTAA
- the LOC8058284 gene encoding uncharacterized protein LOC8058284 isoform X5 — protein MPPSPQQGTDRSPRARQPSGRARPSRHRCTLLPAAPPLVRMAGAATPWSSSPTASGTRRIWEEFKKEEELPVNDELLWDNGTPFPEPCIDRLAPHIGKYEALAWLCRGLGFFAALGVAAAVNDKASKIPYGLQGTNSAGL, from the exons ATGCCACCGTCGCCTCAGCAGG GTACAGATCGTTCTCCCCGTGCCCGGCAACCGAGTGGAAGAGCGCGGCCCTCTCGGCATCGATGCACGCTCCTCCCTGCTGCCCCCCCGTTGGTTCGGATGGCCGGTGCAGCCACGCCATGGTCGAGTTCGCCCACCGCA AGTGGAACAAGACGCATCTGGGAGGAGTtcaagaaggaggaggag CTTCCCGTGAACGACGAGCTGCTGTGGGATAACGGCACGCCCTTCCCGGAACCCTGCATCGACCGCCTCGCCCCGCACATCGGCAAG TACGAGGCGTTGGCGTGGCTGTGCAGAGGGCTGGGGTTCTTCGCTGCCCTTGGCGTGGCTGCTGCTGTGAACGACAAGGCCTCCAAGATACCATAT GGTTTGCAGGGTACCAATTCTGCTGGACTTTAA
- the LOC8058284 gene encoding NADH dehydrogenase [ubiquinone] 1 beta subcomplex subunit 8, mitochondrial isoform X7, producing MAGAATPWSSSPTAVSLPWRALLHPKEASGTRRIWEEFKKEEELPVNDELLWDNGTPFPEPCIDRLAPHIGKYEALAWLCRGLGFFAALGVAAAVNDKASKIPYGLQGTNSAGL from the exons ATGGCCGGTGCAGCCACGCCATGGTCGAGTTCGCCCACCGCAGTGAGTCTCCCATGGAGAGCTCTGCTTCATCCCAAAGAGGCC AGTGGAACAAGACGCATCTGGGAGGAGTtcaagaaggaggaggag CTTCCCGTGAACGACGAGCTGCTGTGGGATAACGGCACGCCCTTCCCGGAACCCTGCATCGACCGCCTCGCCCCGCACATCGGCAAG TACGAGGCGTTGGCGTGGCTGTGCAGAGGGCTGGGGTTCTTCGCTGCCCTTGGCGTGGCTGCTGCTGTGAACGACAAGGCCTCCAAGATACCATAT GGTTTGCAGGGTACCAATTCTGCTGGACTTTAA
- the LOC8058284 gene encoding uncharacterized protein LOC8058284 isoform X6, with product MHAPPCCPPVGSDGRCSHAMVEFAHRSESPMESSASSQRGLFQSGTRRIWEEFKKEEELPVNDELLWDNGTPFPEPCIDRLAPHIGKYEALAWLCRGLGFFAALGVAAAVNDKASKIPYGLQGTNSAGL from the exons ATGCACGCTCCTCCCTGCTGCCCCCCCGTTGGTTCGGATGGCCGGTGCAGCCACGCCATGGTCGAGTTCGCCCACCGCAGTGAGTCTCCCATGGAGAGCTCTGCTTCATCCCAAAGAGGCC TTTTTCAGAGTGGAACAAGACGCATCTGGGAGGAGTtcaagaaggaggaggag CTTCCCGTGAACGACGAGCTGCTGTGGGATAACGGCACGCCCTTCCCGGAACCCTGCATCGACCGCCTCGCCCCGCACATCGGCAAG TACGAGGCGTTGGCGTGGCTGTGCAGAGGGCTGGGGTTCTTCGCTGCCCTTGGCGTGGCTGCTGCTGTGAACGACAAGGCCTCCAAGATACCATAT GGTTTGCAGGGTACCAATTCTGCTGGACTTTAA
- the LOC8066643 gene encoding DNA replication licensing factor MCM6 translates to MEAFSGFYVDEKAARVENIFLEFLKRFKESDGAGEPFYEVEMEAMRSRESTTMYVDFEHVMRFNDVLQKAISEEYLRFEPCLRNACKRFVLEHRAGENRAPIISDDSPNKDINIAFYNIPMLKKLRELGTAEIGKLTAVMGVVTRTSEVRPELLQGTFKCLDCGNVVKNVEQQFKYTEPIICVNATCQNRTKWALLRQESKFTDWQRVRMQETSKEIPAGSLPRSLDVILRHEIVEKARAGDTVIFTGTVVAVPDVMALTSPGERAECRREGPQRKNGGVQEGVKGLKSLGVRDLSYRLAFVANSVQVADGRREVDIRDRDTDGDDSERQKFTEEEEDEVVRMRNTPDFFNKIVDSICPTVFGHQEIKRAVLLMLLGGVHKITHEGINLRGDINVCIVGDPSCAKSQFLKYTAGIVPRSVYTSGKSSSAAGLTATVAKEPETGEFCIEAGALMLADNGICCIDEFDKMDIKDQVAIHEAMEQQTISITKAGIQATLNARTSILAAANPTGGRYDKSKPLKYNVALPPAILSRFDLVYIMIDEPDENTDYHIAHHIVRVHQKREEALAPAFSTAQLKRYISFAKSLKPQLSSEAKKVLVESYVTLRRGDSTPGTRVAYRMTVRQLEALIRLSEAIARSHLERVVLPAHVCLAVKLLKTSIISVESSEVDLSDFQDAEDGTNVPSENDAGQPAEEDTAPQQQGAENDQAADSGKKKLVITEEHFQRVTQALVMRLRQHEESVKKDGDGLAGMKQGDLIIWYVEQQNAKGAYSSTAEVKEEVKCIKAIIERLIQREGHLIVIDEGTAAPAEDGSGVRRTSESRILAVNPNYVVD, encoded by the exons ATGGAGGCGTTCAGTGGGTTCTACGTGGACGAGAAGGCGGCGCGGGTGGAGAACATCTTCCTCGAGTTCCTGAAGCG ATTCAAGGAGTCGGATGGCGCGGGGGAGCCGTTCTACGAGGTGGAGATGGAGGCGATGCGGTCGCGGGAGTCCACTACCATGTACGTAGACTTTGAGCACGTCATGCGCTTCAACGACGTCCTCCAGAAGGCCATCTCCGAGGAGTACCTCAG GTTTGAACCATGCTTAAGGAATGCATGCAAGAGGTTTGTGTTGGAGCACCGGGCTGGCGAGAACCGTGCCCCAATCATCTCAGATGATAGTCCCAACAAGGATATCAACATTGCCTTCTATAACATCCCGATGCTGAAAAA ACTGAGAGAGCTTGGGACAGCCGAAATTGGTAAGCTCACAGCAGTAATGGGTGTTGTGACACGGACAAGTGAAGTGCGGCCTGAACTATTGCAAGGCACCTTCAAATGCCTTGACTGTGGGAATGTTGTAAAGAATGTGGAGCAGCAGTTCAAGTACACTGAG CCGATAATATGCGTTAATGCAACTTGCCAGAACCGAACAAAATGGGCCCTTCTCCGCCAGGAAAGCAAATTCACAGATTGGCAGCGGGTCAGAATGCAGGAGACATCAAAAGAGATACCTGCTGGGTCGCTTCCTCGTTCCCTTGATGTCATTCTGCGGCATGAGATTGTTGAGAAGGCTAGAGCTGGGGACAC GGTTATATTTACTGGAACTGTTGTTGCAGTTCCTGATGTTATGGCACTAACTTCACCTGGTGAACGAGCAGAGTGTCGCAGGGAAGGTCCTCAGCGAAAAAATGGAGGTGTTCAAGAAGGTGTAAAGGGCTTGAAGTCCCTTGGAGTTAGGGATCTCTCTTATCGCCTCGCTTTTGTAGCAAATTCAGTGCAG GTCGCAGATGGCAGGAGAGAAGTGGACATCAGGGATCGTGACACAGATGGCGATGACAGTGAGAGACAGAAATTCACA gaagaagaggaagatgagGTTGTTAGGATGAGGAACACTCCTGATTTCTTTAATAAGATAGTTGATAGCATATGCCCTACCGTCTTTGGTCATCAAGAAATTAAGAGGGCAGTGCTTCTTATGCTTTTGGGTGGTGTTCATAAGATAACACATGAAGGGATCAACCTGAGAGGTGACATCAATGTCTGTATTGTTGGCGACCCAAGCTGTGCAAAGTCCCAGTTTCTAAA GTATACTGCTGGTATTGTTCCAAGATCTGTTTACACATCAGGGAAGTCGTCATCTGCTGCTGGTCTGACAGCAACTGTTGCTAAAGAACCAGAGACTGGTGAATTCTGTATTGAG GCTGGTGCCCTGATGTTAGCTGATAATGGCATTTGTTGTATCGATGAATTTGATAAAATGGACATTAAGGATCAG GTCGCTATACATGAAGCAATGGAACAGCAAACAATTAGCATAACCAAAGCAGGAATACAGGCAACTTTGAATGCACGAACATCAATTTTAGCTGCAGCAAATCCGACAGGTGGCCGTTATGACAAGTCAAAACCACTTAAG TACAATGTGGCATTGCCCCCAGCTATTCTTTCAAGATTTGATCTGGTCTACATCATGATTGATGAACCTGATGAAAACACTGACTACCACATTGCTCATCACATTGTAAGAGTCCATCAGAAACGTGAAGAAGCACTTGCCCCTGCATTTAGCACAGCACAACTGAAGCGTTATATTTCTTTTGCAAAGTCTTTGAAACCTCAG CTGAGTTCAGAAGCAAAGAAAGTTCTGGTGGAGTCGTATGTTACCCTTCGTAGAGGGGACAGTACTCCTGGAACTAGGGTTGCTTACAGGATGACAGTTCGACAATTGGAAGCATTGATTCGGCTGTCCGAAGCTATTGCTCGAAGCCATTTAGAAAGAGTT GTTCTCCCAGCTCATGTCTGCCTGGCAGTTAAATTGCTCAAGACATCCATCATCAG TGTTGAATCAAGTGAAGTTGATCTCTCTGACTTCCAAGATGCTGAAGATGGAACAAATGTACCTTCTGAGAATGATGCTGGACAGCCAGCTGAAGAAGATACTGCTCCTCAGCAGCAGGGTGCAG aaaatgacCAAGCAGCGGACAGCGGTAAGAAGAAATTGGTAATAACTGAAGAACACTTCCAGAGAGTTACTCAAGCTTTGGTTATGAGACTAAGGCAGCATGAAGAGTCAGTCAAGAAAGATG GCGATGGTTTGGCTGGCATGAAGCAAGGGGATCTTATCATTTGGTATGTTGAGCAGCAGAATGCCAAAGGGGCATATAGTTCTACAGCAGAGGTGAAGGAAGAAGTGAAGTGTATCAAGGCCATTATAGAG AGACTTATACAGCGGGAAGGCCATCTTATAGTCATTGATGAAGGCACAGCAGCCCCAGCCGAAGATGGCAGTGGCGTAAGAAGAACATCAGAGAGCAGAATATTGGCAGTTAACCCGAACTATGTTGTTGATTAG
- the LOC8058285 gene encoding cyclin-A1-4, producing the protein MSCWAAGRRSSASAMAENAGARGAKEAVARSGKRVALGNLTNVFRGSWKSGAANSASDAKLSSTKPVDVKKGSFACLHNVNTERGSSRRLASDQFDQAVSVLQKNTSLPSVPDVVSTGCSSPGLSQDCSVSMDDAISICNSTESSDLQCLNDDDPSMVASLHWWASDRLHFSDSMDVAELNWRKHSTIPLKADNIIDLDCNYKDPRLSTTLACEIYESLREAETRKMPSTNFLETTQTDMSKTMRAMLIDWLVEVTEEYRLVPETLYLTVNYIDRYLSVKEISRHRLQLVGVACLLIAAKYEEICPLQVEELCYVTDYSYTKEEVLQMEASVLNDLKFEMTVPTAKCFLRRFVHAAQVLDKGSSLHLEFLANYICELSLLDYSLLCYLPSLVAASAVFLAKYILMPIKNPWNSTLSYYTRYTPSELRGCVRLLHRLFRLGPGSNLPAIREKYSQHKYKFVAKKYCPPSIPTKFFQDLTS; encoded by the exons ATGTCGTGCTGGGCAGCAGGGCGCCGCTCCTCGGCGTCGGCCATGGCAGAGAACGCCGGCGCGCGGGGCGCCAAGGAGGCGGTGGCGCGGTCCGGCAAGCGCGTCGCCCTCGGGAACCTCACCAACGTCTTCCGCGGCAGCTGGAAGTCCGGCGCGGCGAATTCAGCGTCCGATGCG AAATTGAGTTCTACCAAACCAGTTGATGTCAAGAAGGGATCCTTCGCTTGCCTGCACAATGTGAACACGGAACGGGGTTCTAGCAGAAGGCTGGCCTCTGACCAATTTGATCAGGCAGTATCAGTTCTTCAGAAGAACACATCTCTTCCTTCTGTGCCAGACGTTGTATCAACAGGTTGCAGCTCACCTGGCCTGTCTCAAGATTGTTCAGTCTCCATGGATGATGCTATATCAATATGCAACTCAACAGAAAGCTCTGATCTTCAGTGCCTCAATGATGATGACCCCTCAATGGTAGCTTCTTTGCATTGGTGGGCCAGTGATAGACTTCATTTCTCTGATAGTATGGATGTTGCAG AACTCAACTGGAGGAAACATAGTACTATTCCTCTGAAAGCTGATAATATAATTGATCTTGACTGCAACTATAAGGATCCACGGCTTTCTACAACTCTTGCCTGTGAAATTTACGAGAGCTTGCGAGAGGCTGAG ACTAGGAAAATGCCTTCAACAAACTTTTTGGAAACCACTCAGACAGATATGAGCAAAACCATGAGGGCAATGTTAATAGACTGGCTTGTAGAA GTCACAGAAGAATATCGTCTTGTTCCTGAAACCTTATACCTCACTGTCAATTACATTGACCGCTATCTTTCTGTCAAAGAGATCAGTCGGCACAGACTGCAATTAGTTGGTGTTGCCTGCTTGCTTATAGCTGC GAAGTATGAAGAAATATGCCCACTTCAGGTTGAAGAGCTCTGTTATGTTACTGACTATTCATACACTAAGGAAGAG GTTTTGCAAATGGAAGCTTCTGTTCTGAATGACTTGAAGTTTGAGATGACAGTACCTACAGCAAAATGTTTCTTAAG GAGATTTGTGCATGCTGCTCAAGTTCTTGACAAG GGCTCATCTCTGCATCTTGAGTTCTTAGCCAACTACATTTGTGAGCTGTCACTTCTGGACTACAGCTTACTTTGCTATTTACCTTCATTGGTAGCTGCCTCTGCTGTTTTCTTGGCAAAGTATATCCTTATGCCAATAAAGAACCCATGG AATTCCACACTATCTTACTACACGCGATATACACCATCTGAGTTGCGTGGTTGTGTAAGGTTACTGCACCGGCTCTTCCGTCTGGGCCCTGGAAGCAATCTTCCTGCAATTAGAGAAAAGTACAGTCAGCATAAG TACAAATTTGTAGCAAAGAAGTACTGCCCACCGTCAATCCCTACTAAGTTCTTCCAGGATCTGACAAGTTAG
- the LOC8058286 gene encoding serine/threonine-protein kinase RHS3 encodes MDFSPQRKSAERNPGSFEHDDSDDDFGAESTASKPSAHSRDSNKSNKPKTSHGGSTYAATTTTTTPMPPQSSSEPTGGVTAGATAGNNNADSTSVDSGGPRSSSMESSSSGTAASGTTPANVRRHTGGDSRWDAIQLATSQEAQLNLGHFRLLKRLGYGDIGSVYLVELRATPAAFFAMKVMDKASIISRNKMARAQTEREILGLLDHPFLPTLYTHFETDKFYCLVMEYCSGGNLHSLRQKQPGKHFTEPAARFYVAEVLLAMEYLHMLGIVYRDLKPENVLVREDGHIMLSDFDLSLRCTVCPTLVKSSSVHSTGSGGGGGGGGGGGGGGSGGSSVGRGVDVADGDVITANQGGCIQPSSFFPRILPRRSRKPSKSELGLSGPAAVEFNAEPTDARSMSFVGTHEYLAPEIIRGEGHGSAVDWWTLGIFLYELLHGSTPFKGAGNRATLCNVIEQPLRFPSDGAAGGPAVSSVARDLIRGLLVKDPQKRIAFTRGATEIKQHPFFEGVNWALVRSMTPPSVPDPVDFRQYGAAKEKKASDSSTTAAVEAPPAGKQNSGESYTDFEYF; translated from the coding sequence ATGGACTTCAGCCCTCAAAGAAAGAGCGCCGAACGCAATCCCGGCAGCTTCGAACACGATGACAGTGATGATGACTTCGGAGCTGAATCCACCGCCTCTAAGCCGTCTGCGCATTCGCGCGACAGCAACAAATCCAACAAGCCCAAGACGAGCCATGGCGGTTCAACCtacgcggcgacgacgacgacgacgacgccgatGCCGCCCCAAAGTAGCTCCGAACCGACAGGTGGCGTCACCGCAGGAGCGACGGCGGGCAATAATAATGCTGACTCCACCAGCGTGGACAGCGGCGGGCCGAGGAGCAGCAGCATggagagcagcagcagcggcacgGCCGCCTCAGGCACGACGCCGGCCAACGTCCGGCGCCACACCGGCGGCGACAGCCGGTGGGACGCCATCCAGCTGGCCACGTCCCAGGAAGCGCAGCTGAACCTGGGCCACTTCCGGCTGCTCAAGCGCCTGGGCTACGGCGACATCGGCAGCGTGTACCTGGTGGAGCTCCGCGCCACGCCGGCGGCCTTCTTCGCCATGAAGGTGATGGACAAGGCGTCCATCATCAGCCGGAACAAGATGGCCCGCGCGCAGACGGAGCGCGAGATCCTCGGCCTCCTGGACCACCCTTTCCTCCCCACGCTCTACACGCACTTCGAGACCGACAAGTTCTACTGCCTCGTCATGGAGTACTGCAGCGGCGGCAACCTCCACTCGCTCCGCCAGAAGCAGCCCGGCAAGCACTTCACCGAGCCCGCCGCCAGGTTCTACGTCGCCGAGGTGCTGCTGGCCATGGAGTACCTGCACATGCTGGGGATCGTGTACAGGGACCTCAAGCCGGAGAACGTGCTGGTCCGGGAGGACGGCCACATCATGCTCTCCGATTTCGACCTGTCGCTGCGCTGCACCGTGTGCCCGACGCTGGTCAAGTCGTCGTCGGTGCACTCCACCGggagcggcggaggaggaggcgggggaggaggaggaggcggcggcggcagcggcggcagcagcgTCGGCAGAGGAGTGGACGTCGCGGACGGCGACGTCATCACCGCCAACCAGGGTGGCTGCATCCAGCCCTCGTCCTTCTTCCCGCGCATCCTTCCCCGGCGCAGCCGGAAGCCGTCCAAGAGCGAGCTGGGTCTCAGCGGCCCGGCCGCGGTGGAGTTCAACGCGGAGCCGACGGACGCGCGCTCCATGTCGTTCGTCGGCACGCACGAGTACCTGGCGCCGGAGATCATCCGCGGCGAGGGCCACGGCAGCGCGGTGGACTGGTGGACGCTCGGCATCTTCCTCTACGAGCTGCTGCACGGCTCCACGCCCTTCAAGGGCGCCGGCAACCGCGCCACGCTGTGCAACGTCATCGAGCAGCCGCTGCGCTTCCCCTCCGACGGCGCGGCCGGGGGCCCGGCGGTCAGCTCCGTCGCCAGGGACCTCATCCGCGGCCTGCTCGTCAAGGACCCACAGAAGCGGATCGCCTTCACCAGAGGCGCCACGGAGATCAAGCAGCACCCGTTCTTCGAAGGTGTCAACTGGGCGCTGGTCAGGAGCATGACCCCGCCGTCGGTGCCGGACCCGGTCGACTTCCGGCAGTACGGAGCCGCCAAGGAGAAGAAGGCGTCCGACAGCAGTACAACGGCTGCCGTGGAGGCGCCGCCGGCCGGAAAGCAAAACTCCGGCGAGTCTTACACGGATTTCGAGTATTTCTAG